In a single window of the bacterium genome:
- a CDS encoding DUF885 domain-containing protein, translating to MIDSDERASPSASLASLAEAYLLALFETYPTMAAGLGLHEYDGRMPDVREPARARRVTGLRGLRARLDAIRATEFGPDDAHDHTLLGLAIDEELFELEQLREFTRNPLAFSGPIDVSGYIKREYAPFQERVKALTEHLQQVPEYLDGARAALRERVPRPFLDTALEVYAGTIQFQEEDLRRAVRSADPDVLLEAFEHANDAAVAALRRFVQYLEDEVRPHAVEEFAIGEDHFRSMLQLGEMVDLPIERLLEIGREDLARNSARLRDAVKRIDAGASVRDILMRQAQDHPSTERLIPEAADLLEELRAFVEAEGLVAIPSQVRCRVEETPPFARWAFAMMDTSGPFETAGESFYYVTPPDPGWTAEQAEEWLRKFDYATLRDVGIHEVYPGHYVHFLHMKQVPRPLRRVLTSYSFVEGWAHYCEEMMLEAGYRGGDPHLQLAQLSEALLRNVRFLVSIEMHTRGLTKDAAAEMFVADAYMDPLPADREAVRGTFDPGYLNYTLGKLMLRKLRDDLKQEEHGQFSLRRFHDRLLELGAPPVPLARRRFLSDTSRPL from the coding sequence GTGATTGATTCTGATGAACGTGCTTCTCCTTCGGCCTCGCTCGCCTCCCTCGCCGAAGCCTACCTGCTGGCGTTATTCGAGACTTACCCGACCATGGCGGCCGGGCTGGGCCTGCACGAGTACGATGGCCGGATGCCGGACGTCCGCGAACCGGCGCGTGCCCGGCGGGTCACAGGCCTTCGGGGCCTTCGCGCTCGATTGGACGCGATCCGCGCGACGGAGTTCGGGCCCGATGACGCGCACGACCACACCCTTCTCGGGCTGGCCATCGATGAAGAGTTGTTCGAACTCGAGCAGTTGCGCGAATTTACGCGGAATCCCCTGGCATTCTCGGGGCCCATCGATGTCAGCGGCTACATTAAACGAGAGTATGCCCCGTTTCAAGAACGCGTCAAGGCGCTGACGGAGCATCTTCAACAGGTGCCCGAGTATCTGGATGGGGCCCGTGCGGCGCTCCGCGAGCGGGTTCCCCGGCCGTTTCTCGATACCGCGCTCGAAGTCTACGCAGGGACCATCCAGTTTCAGGAAGAGGACCTCAGACGCGCGGTGCGATCCGCCGATCCCGACGTGCTCCTGGAGGCGTTCGAACACGCCAACGACGCCGCCGTGGCTGCGCTCCGCCGGTTCGTGCAGTATCTGGAGGATGAGGTTCGTCCGCACGCCGTCGAGGAGTTTGCGATCGGGGAGGACCACTTCCGCTCGATGTTGCAATTGGGTGAGATGGTCGATCTTCCCATCGAGCGCCTGCTCGAGATCGGCCGCGAGGATCTGGCCCGCAACTCGGCCCGGCTCCGGGACGCAGTCAAACGAATCGATGCCGGGGCTTCGGTCCGCGACATCCTGATGCGGCAGGCGCAGGATCACCCGTCGACCGAACGGCTCATTCCCGAGGCCGCAGACCTGCTCGAAGAACTACGGGCATTTGTCGAAGCTGAGGGGCTCGTCGCGATCCCGTCCCAGGTCCGCTGCCGCGTGGAGGAGACGCCGCCGTTCGCCCGGTGGGCGTTTGCGATGATGGATACCTCGGGGCCGTTCGAGACCGCAGGGGAATCATTTTATTATGTCACGCCTCCCGACCCCGGATGGACGGCCGAGCAAGCCGAAGAGTGGCTGCGCAAGTTCGACTACGCGACGCTGCGCGACGTCGGCATCCACGAAGTCTATCCGGGACACTATGTCCATTTCCTCCATATGAAGCAGGTGCCGCGGCCTCTCCGGCGTGTCCTCACCAGTTATTCGTTCGTGGAAGGATGGGCGCACTACTGTGAGGAGATGATGCTCGAGGCCGGCTATCGTGGGGGAGACCCACACCTCCAACTGGCGCAGTTGTCCGAGGCGCTCCTCCGGAACGTGCGGTTCCTCGTGTCCATCGAGATGCACACGCGCGGGCTCACCAAGGACGCCGCAGCCGAAATGTTCGTGGCCGACGCGTACATGGACCCCCTCCCCGCCGACCGCGAGGCGGTGCGCGGGACCTTCGATCCCGGGTATCTCAACTACACTTTGGGAAAGTTGATGCTGAGGAAGCTACGCGACGATCTCAAGCAGGAAGAACACGGCCAGTTTTCGCTACGGCGGTTCCACGATCGCTTGCTGGAGTTAGGCGCCCCTCCGGTCCCGCTCGCTCGCCGGCGGTTCCTCTCGGACACATCCCGCCCGCTCTAA
- the rdgB gene encoding RdgB/HAM1 family non-canonical purine NTP pyrophosphatase: MSVGAARVRFALATRNLGKIREVTAIYGHLEIGWVSLMDLPQIGEVAEEGATYAENAAAKARTVSSASGLTALADDSGLEIDALGGSPGVHSARFLGPAATDAERNIRILQLLQELPDPKRTARYVAAVALAHPDGTVHVFEGICEGWIATRPSGAGGFGYDPIFVPRGETRTMAEVPAEVKNRISHRARALRAAEPHLVEILNMPGKDRPAGSAK, encoded by the coding sequence GTGAGCGTCGGCGCGGCGCGGGTCCGCTTCGCCCTGGCGACCCGAAACCTCGGGAAGATCCGCGAAGTGACGGCCATTTACGGTCACCTCGAGATCGGCTGGGTCTCCTTGATGGATCTCCCCCAGATCGGCGAAGTGGCGGAGGAGGGGGCGACCTACGCCGAGAATGCGGCGGCAAAGGCGCGTACGGTGTCGAGTGCCTCCGGCCTCACCGCCCTCGCCGACGATTCGGGACTCGAGATCGACGCGCTGGGGGGGTCCCCCGGCGTCCATTCCGCCAGATTCCTCGGTCCGGCGGCGACCGATGCCGAACGCAACATCCGGATCCTCCAATTGCTCCAGGAGCTTCCGGATCCGAAGCGCACGGCTCGGTACGTCGCCGCCGTAGCCCTGGCGCACCCCGACGGGACGGTCCATGTTTTCGAGGGCATCTGCGAGGGATGGATCGCGACGCGCCCTAGCGGCGCCGGGGGGTTTGGATACGATCCGATCTTTGTGCCGCGGGGGGAGACCAGAACGATGGCGGAGGTCCCTGCGGAGGTCAAGAATCGGATCAGCCATCGGGCCCGGGCGCTCCGGGCGGCAGAGCCCCACCTGGTCGAAATCCTGAATATGCCGGGGAAGGATCGACCGGCCGGAAGCGCCAAGTAA
- the rph gene encoding ribonuclease PH, translating to MQRSDGRRPDELRSLVLRRRYTKYAEGSVLVELGDTRVVCTATIEDRVPPWLRGAGHGWLTAEYGMLPRATQDRSPRDASTGKVGGRVHEIQRLIGRSLRAVIDLERLGERTIWVDCDVLQADGGTRTASITGAFVAVMDALALLKRTGTVSKLPVREFLAATSVGIIDGVPSLDLTYSEDSRARVDMNIVMTESGKFVEIQGTGEGAAFTKAEANTLIALAERGIVTLIAKQREALSDILTTS from the coding sequence GTGCAACGCAGCGACGGACGACGGCCGGATGAACTCCGCTCCTTGGTATTGCGGCGCCGGTACACGAAGTACGCCGAAGGCTCGGTGCTGGTCGAGTTAGGAGATACTCGCGTCGTCTGCACCGCGACCATCGAGGACCGCGTCCCTCCGTGGCTGCGCGGCGCCGGTCATGGCTGGTTGACGGCCGAGTACGGCATGCTGCCACGCGCGACGCAGGATCGGAGTCCCCGCGATGCCTCGACCGGCAAGGTCGGCGGCCGGGTCCACGAGATCCAGCGCCTGATCGGCCGGTCCCTCAGGGCCGTCATTGATCTCGAGCGGTTGGGAGAGCGGACGATCTGGGTGGATTGCGACGTCCTCCAGGCGGATGGGGGGACTCGAACGGCCTCCATCACCGGCGCGTTTGTCGCCGTCATGGACGCCCTGGCTCTGCTCAAGCGGACGGGGACGGTCTCCAAGTTGCCCGTGCGCGAGTTCCTGGCCGCGACCAGCGTCGGCATTATCGATGGCGTCCCCTCCCTCGACCTCACCTATTCAGAGGACTCCCGAGCCCGAGTGGATATGAACATCGTCATGACGGAGTCAGGGAAGTTCGTGGAGATCCAAGGAACCGGGGAGGGTGCGGCGTTCACCAAAGCAGAAGCCAACACCCTCATCGCCCTCGCGGAACGGGGGATCGTCACCCTGATCGCAAAGCAACGAGAGGCGCTGTCCGACATCCTCACCACTTCGTGA
- a CDS encoding N-acetylmuramoyl-L-alanine amidase: MKQAWTALAVASILALSVSSSVFAVPAQSGRPRVIVNETPVSFSTPPALDRGVLVAPLAPLARAFGATVAWEHDARAGTVTSRAGTVVRLTVGDPTALVAGSQVTLPVSPARRSGAVWVPVAAFLRTLGAYVRVSGDADIIEAVSQVTGMTWHRGTDGLVVRVHATGPVQTQVSVLTDPDRLVVDILSAVDSLKDARMEVGDPDVVAVRAAQFSVRPDVTRVVLDLIRPVPYAVAVDGEGVAVTVSGTATAGNALPRDTNPAPTGPPEAPNQGPAVREPEHSSGAAAPEPRAAPSLPEFVDTPGAFHIRAVDYRIAEGTGRLTILASQPVAPVVRQFTYPDRLAVDLPGGLFLPRREDLEIGSDAVRNIVVAQLQVQPNLTRVLVYFHRRTSVTTTSTDGGRTLTIALSDIARAAKRPPAVVIDPGHGGPDSGAIGPTGVREADVTLEIGHMVRQALEHQHVRVVLTRTTNALVGLEDRPDIARREGGVVFVSIHANASQYSSKKGTETYYATPESASLAAVIQSEVVQALGEPDRGVRAADFYVIVNSPMPAVLLETAFISNPAEERLLRSPATQRRIAEAIARAIVRYLGARTAAPAP, encoded by the coding sequence ATGAAGCAGGCGTGGACCGCGCTGGCGGTCGCCTCGATCCTCGCCCTATCTGTTTCGTCGTCCGTCTTCGCGGTCCCGGCTCAGAGCGGACGGCCTCGGGTGATTGTCAACGAGACCCCGGTTTCGTTTTCCACGCCTCCGGCTCTCGATCGCGGCGTGCTGGTGGCGCCGCTCGCCCCGCTCGCCAGAGCATTTGGCGCGACCGTGGCGTGGGAGCACGATGCCCGCGCAGGGACGGTGACCTCCCGCGCCGGCACCGTGGTCCGCCTCACCGTCGGCGATCCCACAGCGCTCGTGGCCGGGAGCCAGGTGACCCTACCGGTCTCCCCCGCCCGTCGGTCTGGAGCCGTGTGGGTCCCCGTCGCAGCGTTCCTCCGGACTCTTGGAGCCTACGTGAGGGTCAGCGGGGATGCGGACATCATCGAAGCGGTTTCTCAGGTGACGGGGATGACCTGGCATCGGGGCACCGATGGGCTCGTGGTCCGCGTGCACGCCACCGGTCCGGTGCAGACCCAGGTGTCTGTGCTGACAGACCCGGATCGTCTCGTGGTCGATATCCTCAGCGCCGTCGATAGCCTGAAGGACGCACGGATGGAAGTCGGCGATCCAGACGTGGTGGCCGTCCGGGCCGCCCAGTTCAGCGTTCGGCCGGATGTCACGAGGGTCGTCCTCGATCTGATTCGTCCTGTTCCCTACGCCGTCGCCGTCGATGGCGAGGGCGTGGCCGTCACCGTGTCCGGGACAGCCACGGCAGGGAACGCGCTTCCGAGGGACACGAACCCCGCGCCGACCGGTCCTCCGGAGGCACCCAATCAGGGTCCGGCAGTACGCGAGCCGGAGCACTCCAGCGGCGCCGCCGCCCCCGAGCCCCGCGCGGCCCCATCTCTTCCCGAGTTCGTCGACACTCCGGGGGCGTTCCATATCCGGGCGGTCGACTATCGGATCGCGGAAGGGACGGGACGGCTGACCATTCTGGCCTCTCAACCGGTGGCGCCCGTCGTCCGGCAGTTCACCTACCCGGATCGATTGGCCGTCGATCTCCCGGGCGGCCTGTTTCTTCCCCGGCGTGAGGACCTTGAGATCGGGAGCGACGCGGTCCGCAACATCGTGGTCGCGCAGTTGCAGGTCCAGCCGAACCTCACTCGAGTGCTGGTCTACTTCCATCGGAGGACGAGCGTGACGACGACATCGACCGATGGAGGCCGGACGCTGACGATCGCGCTCAGCGACATCGCGCGGGCCGCAAAGCGGCCCCCCGCGGTCGTCATTGATCCGGGCCACGGCGGCCCGGACAGCGGAGCGATCGGCCCCACGGGGGTCCGGGAGGCGGATGTCACGCTCGAGATCGGACACATGGTGCGGCAGGCCCTCGAGCATCAGCATGTGCGGGTGGTCCTGACACGGACCACCAACGCCCTGGTCGGGCTCGAGGACCGGCCGGACATCGCCCGTCGAGAAGGCGGCGTCGTCTTCGTCAGCATTCACGCGAATGCCAGTCAATACTCGTCGAAGAAGGGCACCGAGACGTACTACGCGACCCCCGAGAGCGCGTCACTCGCGGCCGTGATCCAGAGCGAGGTCGTGCAGGCGCTGGGTGAGCCCGACCGGGGAGTCCGGGCCGCCGACTTCTACGTCATCGTGAACTCCCCGATGCCCGCGGTGCTCCTCGAGACGGCCTTCATAAGCAATCCGGCAGAGGAGCGGCTCCTCCGGAGTCCTGCTACCCAGCGGCGGATTGCGGAGGCGATCGCCCGCGCGATCGTCCGGTACCTCGGCGCGCGCACCGCGGCGCCGGCCCCCTGA
- a CDS encoding fructose 1,6-bisphosphatase, translated as MAGSTGRSPITITAIKADVGSIGGHTQPSAEMLSVASEMVGAQRGKLLIDFRVTHTGDDICLTMTHRHGVEAEAVHRLAYDVFLAAGSVAERQGLYGAKQDILKSEFSGNIQGMGPGVAEMEIVERAAEPFMVLTADKTEPGAFNLLLYLTFCDPMYCGGLLLSPDVGKGFTFTVVDVNHTEAEREITLNAPEDLYDLAALLRDTGRFVVKSITSRAYPDEQAASLSTTRLKHIAGRYVGKDDPVAIVRTQKIFPATEEFGLAFSKIPFVAGDCRGSHNMPLAPVPLNTDSSIFYCLPMVSAAGYSMKDGVLAGPMDLFRNKVWEVFLEQAVRKGAEIRSQGFFNPAMLGMEELEYGGIMERLKALDRRFVLNGSGDGHAARKSQTHSRGR; from the coding sequence ATGGCAGGGTCCACGGGTCGATCCCCAATCACGATCACGGCGATCAAAGCGGACGTAGGGAGTATCGGCGGGCACACCCAGCCCAGCGCCGAGATGCTCAGCGTGGCCTCCGAGATGGTGGGGGCCCAGCGCGGGAAGCTGCTGATCGATTTCCGCGTGACCCACACGGGGGACGACATCTGCCTGACGATGACCCACCGCCACGGCGTCGAAGCCGAGGCCGTGCACCGGCTCGCCTATGACGTCTTCCTCGCGGCCGGGTCCGTGGCGGAGCGCCAGGGGCTGTATGGGGCGAAGCAGGATATCCTCAAGAGCGAGTTCTCGGGCAACATCCAGGGGATGGGGCCCGGGGTGGCGGAGATGGAGATCGTGGAGCGAGCGGCCGAGCCCTTCATGGTGCTCACCGCCGACAAGACCGAGCCCGGCGCGTTCAACCTCCTGCTCTACCTGACGTTCTGCGACCCCATGTACTGCGGGGGGCTCCTGCTGAGCCCCGACGTCGGGAAGGGCTTTACGTTCACCGTCGTCGATGTCAACCATACCGAGGCGGAGCGGGAGATCACACTGAATGCTCCCGAAGATCTGTACGATCTCGCGGCGCTGCTGCGGGACACTGGGCGATTTGTCGTGAAGAGCATCACCTCTCGCGCGTACCCGGACGAGCAGGCGGCATCGCTGAGCACCACCCGGCTCAAGCACATCGCCGGCCGGTACGTGGGGAAGGACGACCCGGTGGCGATCGTGCGCACGCAGAAGATCTTCCCCGCGACCGAGGAGTTTGGGTTGGCGTTCAGCAAGATCCCCTTCGTCGCCGGGGACTGTCGCGGAAGCCACAACATGCCGCTCGCCCCGGTGCCCCTCAACACCGATTCCAGCATTTTTTACTGCCTGCCCATGGTGTCGGCGGCCGGGTACTCCATGAAGGACGGCGTCCTCGCCGGCCCGATGGATCTCTTCAGGAATAAGGTGTGGGAAGTGTTCTTGGAGCAGGCGGTGCGGAAGGGCGCGGAGATCCGCTCGCAAGGCTTCTTCAACCCGGCGATGCTCGGGATGGAGGAGCTGGAGTACGGCGGCATCATGGAGCGGCTCAAGGCGCTCGACCGGCGGTTTGTGCTCAATGGCAGCGGCGACGGTCACGCCGCCCGCAAGTCGCAGACGCACAGCCGAGGGCGATAG